One genomic segment of Lampris incognitus isolate fLamInc1 chromosome 2, fLamInc1.hap2, whole genome shotgun sequence includes these proteins:
- the noc2l gene encoding nucleolar complex protein 2 homolog, which yields MAGKQKRKLEDLSMDEFLLSGFDSAGEDASEDDASKQNVPRKRKARSAAPEMNDGKKGQASEHKDQLSRLKSKDPEFYKFLQDNDQTLLNFDDTDTSEDEEERKYHTLPSHLEEASSGDDDAEEEGHQKDSSKKSKKTVDSVKVTEKMIEEWRAAIKEEPTSRLFREVTQAFKAAVATTKGEGGDVCRYKVADSSVFNALVLFCIKDIHMALQKLLNLKPEKDQKKLVLPSSSPKWQRNQVDIRMYLSGLVQLLSCLTEATVISAVLRHVNQMVPFYLSLPKQCRHLIKQLLKQWSTGEETNRVLAFLALNKLCRHKQDTYLNTILKQMYISYVKNCKFTSPNVLPMINFMQQTLTEMYSLDTQVTYQHAFIYIRQLAIHLRNAMTMKKKETYQSVYNWQYIHCLCLWCRVLSTLHPSDVLQPLIYPLCQVIIGTIKLVPTSRYYPLRIHCCRALTLLSGSTKTFVPVLPFLVEIFHQVDFNKKPGRMSKKPINFAIVLKLNKINLIEKAYKDGLIDQLYDLILEYFHTQACSIGFPELALPTILQLKAFLKECKVANYCKPVRQLLDKIQENSNHITGRRQRAAFGVADTTAVVAWEKQIQEEGTPLTRYFSQWKKLREKELQLEISGKERMEDLDLPEIKRRKIKEKKTEDKKEFKELFESDGSSDDDGAGLKVKGQNGGQGSDDDEEDLEDISDMSDDEGVEEGDSDGGNSEEEEDDDGEEEKPSKAPKQRSTSALRELAEGDEDLVEDLELSDAEDD from the exons ATGGCAGGGAAACAGAAGAG AAAGTTGGAAGATCTCAGCATGGATGAGTTCCTGCTGTCAGGTTTTGACTCTGCAGGTGAAGACGCATCTGAAGATGACGCCTCCAAACAGAATGTACCAAGAAAGAGGAAAGCGAGATCTGCTGCTCCAGAGAT GAATGATGGGAAGAAAGGCCAGGCTTCAGAACACAAGGACCAACTGTCCAGGTTAAAGAGCAAAGACCCGGAGTTCTATAAGTTCCTGCAAGATAATGACCAAACACTCCTGAACTTTGATGACACAGACACCTctgaggatgaagaggagagaaAATATCACACATTACCAAGTCATTTAGAG GAGGCCAGCTCAGGTGATGATGATGCTGAAGAGGAAGGGCATCAAAAGGATTCTTCTAAGAAATCCAAGAAGACAGTGGATTCAGTCAAGGTCACAGAAAAAATGATTGAAGAATGGAGAGCTGCTATTAAGGAGGAGCCCACATCTCGTCTCTTTAGAGAGGTTACCCAAGCTTTCAAGGCTGCTGTGGCCACTACCAAGGGTGAAGGAGGGGATGTGTGTCGCTACAAAGTTGCAGACAGTTCAG TCTTCAACGCTCTGGTCCTCTTCTGTATCAAAGACATACATATGGCCTTGCAGAAGCTACTCAACCTTAAGCCAGAGAAAGACCAGAAAAA GCTGGTGCTCCCATCGTCTAGTCCCAAATGGCAAAGGAATCAGGTGGACATCAGGATGTACCTGAGTGGATTGGTTCAG CTGTTATCCTGCCTGACGGAGGCCACAGTTATCAGTGCGGTCTTGCGGCATGTCAACCAGATGGTACCTTTTTACCTTTCTCTGCCCAAACAGTGTCGGCACCTGATCAAG CAACTACTGAAACAGTGGAGCACCGGAGAGGAGACGAACCGAGTCCTGGCCTTCCTAGCCCTCAACAAGCTCTGCAGACAcaagcaggacacataccttAATACTATTCTCAAG CAAATGTACATCTCGTATGTGAAAAATTGCAAGTTCACATCTCCAAATGTGCTGCCCATGATCAACTTCATGCAGCAGACTTTGACAGAGATGTACTCCCTGGACACACAGGTTACCTACCAGCATGCTTTCATCTACATCAGACAGCTGGCTATCCATCTTAGGAATGCAATGACCATGAAGAAAAAG GAGACGTACCAGTCTGTGTATAACTGGCAGTATATCCACTGCCTGTGCCTTTGGTGTCGGGTCCTTAGCACACTGCACCCTAGTGACGTACTCCAGCCCCTCATCTACCCTCTCTGCCAGGTTATAATAGGCACCATCAA GCTGGTCCCTACATCGCGGTATTACCCACTGAGGATCCACTGTTGCAGAGCCCTCACCCTTCTGTCAGGAAGTACCAAGACATTTGTACCTGTTCTGCCGTTCCTGGTGGAG ATCTTCCATCAAGTGGACTTCAACAAGAAGCCTGGACGCATGAGCAAGAAACCCATCAACTTTGCCATTGTCCTGAAACTTAACAAGATCAACCTAATTGAGAAAGCCTACAAG GATGGGTTAATAGACCAGCTGTATGACCTCATCTTAGAGTACTTCCACACACAGGCCTGCTCCATTGGCTTCCCAGAGCTGGCACTGCCCACCATCCTTCAG CTGAAAGCATTCCTTAAGGAATGCAAAGTGGCTAATTACTGCAAGCCGGTGCGGCAGCTGCTGGACAAGATACAGGAGAACAGCAACCACATCACAGGCCGGCGTCAGAGGGCTGCCTTTGGAGTGGCCGATACAACTGCTGTG GTGGCCTGGGAGAAGCAGATCCAGGAGGAGGGCACTCCCCTCACCAGGTACTTCAGCCAGTGGAAGAAGCTGAGAGAGAAGGAGCTCCAACTGGAGATCTCAGGCAAAGAGAGG ATGGAGGACTTGGACCTCCCTGAGATCAAACGTAGGAAGATCAAGGAGAAGAAGACAGAGGACAAGAAGGAGTTTAAGGAGCTGTTTGAGTCTGATGGCAGCTCGGATGATGACGGTGCTGGCCTCAAAGTAAAAG GTCAAAATGGCGGTCAAGgttctgatgatgatgaggaagatCTTGAAGACATTTCTGACATGAGCGATGATGAGGGAGTGGAGGAAGGAGACTCAG ATGGTGGCAacagtgaggaggaggaagatgatgaCGGTGAGGAAGAAAAGCCCTCCAAGGCTCCTAAGCAGCGGTCCACCTCCGCTCTGAGAGAGTTGGCAGAGGGAGACGAGGATTTGGTTGAGGACCTGGAGCTATCTGACGCTGAAGATGACTGA